The following are encoded together in the Kwoniella europaea PYCC6329 chromosome 1, complete sequence genome:
- a CDS encoding protein PNS1 gives MSAQQFYQGGNNNGYPDQGGYQTNNYNQQYAPPPPPQGYNQGGGYPQQQQQYQSPQNQGQGQYGMKPSQPYAPPQPPPQQQGYGDNSYHPESGGPPAYADTAPFSQANEKTGQRLNPKKRLNDPIFLVLFLAALAGFAVVSGIAIKSFVEVGGLGGGFGNGSQGGTGSSVTLDYHTVYLLLIVCALGLALAAVYLAMVRAFTRIIIEVTLALTVILNIGICIYYFIIKYWSGAIIFLVIALLSVFFYWSMRKRIPLAKLLLQVTIDITKHHPSVYVVVLLGLIVQSALSVWYTFTCIAVYVKWTPGSATCTGTSCSSGKVAGLIFYSTFAYLWTSQVVGNVILCTLAGGIFGGWYYYGPRVPTGGLPKRATLSAFIRASTLSLGSIAFGSLIVTILELIRLILQAVQQYEAGQGDTIGAIVACCAACCVGCIEGMIAWFNKYAYIEISLYGKSYIPAAKDTWALLKDRGIDALVNDSLVGTALMWGAYINGFLCAVFGYLYLRFTNPAYNADGQYSAPIILFSFLIGISEGQVINSAIDAGVSTIFVGLGEDPMVLAERSPALFELIRQTYPRVVEGVPRR, from the exons ATGAGCGCCCAACAGTTCTATCAAGGCGGTAACAACAACGGTTATCCCGACCAAGGGGGATATCAGACCAATAATTATAATCAACAATATgcaccccctcctcctcctcaaggGTACAATCAAGGTGGTGGGTatcctcaacagcaacagcaatATCAATCACCTCAAAACCAAGGCCAAGGTCAATACGGTATGAAACCTTCTCAACCCTATGCACCACCACAGCCACCTCCCCAACAACAAGGGTATGGGGATAATTCCTATCATCCAGAATCGGGTGGACCACCCGCCTATGCCGATACAGCTCCATTCTCACAGGCCAATGAAAAGACAGGCCAGAGACTAAACCCAAAGAAAAGGTTGAACGATCCCATTTTCTTGGTGTTATTCTTAGCTGCGTTGGCTGGATTCGCGGTAGTTTCAGGTATAGCGATCAAGAGTTTTGTTGAGGTTGGTGGATTAGGGGGTGGGTTTGGGAATGGGTCGCAAGGTGGAACCGGGTCTAGTGTAACGCTTGATTA CCATACGGTCTATCTGCTCCTCATCGTTTGTGCATTGGGTCTAGCTCTGGCTGCTGTCTACCTGGCC ATGGTCCGCGCATTCACcagaatcatcatcgaagtGACATTAGCCTTGACTGTAATTCTCAATATCGGTATTTGTATCT ACTACTTTATCATTAAAT ACTGGTCCGGAGCCATTATCTTCTTGGTGATTGCTCTACTATCTGTCTTCTTCTATTGGTcaatgaggaagag AATACCTCTTGCCAAACTACTTCTACAAGTCACTATCGATATCACtaaacatcatccatcagtcTATGTGGTAGTACTTTTAGGTCTCATCGTCCAGTCTGCTCTTTCTGTATGGTATACTTTTACTTGTATTGCCGTCTACGTCAAGTGGACTCCTGGAAGTGCAA CATGTACCGGTACAAGTTGTTCGTCTGGTAAAGTCGCCGGTCTTATTTTCTACTCCACATTCGCATATCTCTGGACTTCTCAGGTAGTAGGAAATGTTATACTCTGTACCCTTGCAGGAGGTATCTTTGGTG GATGGTATTATTACGGTCCTAGAGTACCTACCGGTGGATTACCCAAACGAGCCACTCTATCAGCTTTCATCCGTGCATCTACGCTATCCCTCGGATCAATCGCATTCGGTTCATTGATCGTTACGatattggaattgatcagaTTGATCTTACAAGCTGTTCAACAGTATGAAGCTGGGCAGGGTGATACGATAGGAGCGATCGTAGCTTGTTGT GCCGCATGCTGTGTAGGCTGTATTGAAGGAATGATAGCGTGGTTCAACAAATATGCGTATATTGAGATTTCCTTGTATGGTAAATCTTATATACCAGCTGCCAAAGATACTTGGGCGTTACTTAAGGATAGAGGAATTGACGCTTTGGTCAATGATTCACTGGTCGGAACGG CATTGATGTGGGGAGCATATATCAATGGATTCTTATGTGCCGTATTTGGTTATCTTTACTTAAGAT TCACGAACCCAGCTTATAATGCTGATGGACAATATTCTGC ACCCATCATCCTGTTCTCGTTTTTGATTGGTATCAGTGAAGGGCAGGTGATCAACAGTGCTATC GATGCTGGTGTATCAACTATCTTCgtgggattgggtgaagatcCAAT GGTCCTCGCTGAGAGAAGTCCAGCATTGTTCGAATTGATCAGACAGACCTATCCCAGAGTTGTGGAAGGTGTTCCAAGGAGATAG